The genomic region ttatgtggtagttgctaggtcctgccatgcgcgtaacagcttacttacggaacaaattacaatatcgcatacactaatgtaaagcatatcacctaggacaggggtagggaacctatggctctagagccagatgtggctcttttgatgactgcatctggctctcggataaatcagagctaacactgcttaacacaataagtaatgactaattccacttgtaatcaaagtgttaaaaataacgttcaaaatattaaacatcctcatgcatttgaatccatccatccttttctaccgcacttgttcaagaaattgcatgatttatttattattgttttttttagggcttgccctcctgggggttcttcagaccaccaagcaccgacatgaaagcctgtttcagggttacgatattttttaatttttcaataagtctctcagttgctttccagcaaatgtttttttctctttcgttctcgttcGCGCTCTGgttccagctccaaccctgtctctcctccggGCTGCTGCttaaaacagagcgacaggtgattagataacaaggcccaggtgggccatctacgcacctgtcgctgatttcgaggccggtcctggcacaccccgcttcgctgcaggcccgcaggccacgcccctccacagttagcttcagaatagcaaCGTTATTACAAAATACGAGAACTATTAtattctagtaatgttggtcttacttaaaaatgcacgcgtttagttgtgttcagtgttgaaaaaaaaattatatggctcttacggaaatacattttaaaatatttggattcttggctctctcagccaaaaaggttcccgacccctgacctaggaactccaaaattattatcagctcagttttgaccaaaattgagttactgggttttgcctttggacgggagaggtgaggataggaacgtaggtctagcggtaaattgagagctttgcctttcggctcagctcctttaccacaacggatagatacaacgtccgctttactgaagacgccgcaccgatccccctgtctatctcaccatccactcttccctcactcgtggacaagattcctaggtacttgaactcctccacttgggccagggtctccacccttttccgggaaagaaccatggacttggaggtgctgattctcatcccagtcgcttcacactcggctgcgaaccgatccaacggtttaattgtaacttagatatcgggttttcactatgtaaagcgctttgagacactagagaaaagcgctatataaatataattcacttctcttcTCTTCACTTCACCGTACAGGTTCTTCCAAGATGGCACCGTAAGAGTCCAACATCATGTCCTCAGGTTCCAGATGGGTGAGGAGCCCCGCTGAAGATATGGACCTCAGCAATGGCGCCTGTGAGGCGGAGACCATAGTCGCCCTGAGTGACCACCCGTCCACCAGCAACGACGGCATGTCGGACTTCTCCAACAGCGACATCTCCCTGCCCGAGGTCTGCATCTCCACCGACGGCGAGGAGAACGCCAGCTACGAGGTCCAGCAAGCCTACAGGATATTCTGCTTTCTGCTGGAGAAGCAGAAAGGCATCGCCGGCCCCTTTCTCCATCAGGAAACCCGGGAGCGAGGCGCACGGGGCGTCCGCGGTCTCAAGCAGCTGATGAGTTTGCAAATCATGGAGGAGAAGTTCACGTGCCGGGAGTATAAGACCATAACAGAGTTTGTGACGGACTTCAGGCTGATGCTGGAAAACTGTTACCGTTGCCATGGCGTGGACCACTGGATGTCCAAACAGGCTCAAAAGCTGGAAATCATGCTCGAGCAGAAGCTCACGCTGCTATCCAGGTATCGAGCTTTTGTTATGTCAACTTTTGTCACCAAGTAGCACCTTggaaaaacacttggctctccaagaaccaccataatgaccaacattaaaatacagtcgtGTAGtagctagggctgggtgatatggcctttttttaatatcttgatatttttaggccatatcgcgatacacgatataaatctcgatattttgccttagccttgaatgaacacttgatacatataatcacagcagtatgatgattctatgtgtctacattcaaacattcttcatactgcattaatatatgctaattttaaactttcacgcagagagAAAAATCACAActaaagtcaattgaccaaaactgtatttatcaaacagttattaagcagtggcacaaacattcaagtcatttccaaatcataagtgcaagattgtcagagacattttaaaacaagctattagtgcacttttgtgcatgatgtcactaaaatgacataacaaaacaacactaaattaaagtgcactttttgtacagaaggccactacaataatttaaaacaaataaagtgtacttatatgcatgatgtcacacaagatatttcaaaaactgtcaaataaaaatgagctcctAAAAGTAAACTTTTCAATAAGGTTTCGGAGTGCATGGAAAAGTCAAACGGACTAATAGCTGAGTAGCAATTTTGAGACGCAGGCAGGGGTAGATAAAGCTGCTATCAAATCATGATTCTCATTAGTGCAGCTCATGCGATCCTATGGTGCTAACAAAGACAACATCAAGAGGTTGCCTGCAGCAgttgttctcaaacttttttcagtgatgtagcccctttgaacatttttttaattcaattcccccctaatcagagcaaagcatttttggttgaaaaaaagagataaagaagtaaaatacagcactatgtcatcagtttctgatttattaaattgtataacggtgcaaaatattgctcatttgtagtggtctttcttgaactatttggtaaaaaagatataaagataactaaaaacttgtacaaaaataaacaagtgattccatcataaatgaagatttctacacatagaagtaatcatcaacttaaagtgccctctttggggattgtaatagagatccatctggattcatggacttcattctaaacatttcttcacaaaaacacaaatctttaacatcaatatttatggaacatctccacaaaaaatctagctgtcaacactgaatattgcattgttgcatttcttttcacagtttatgaacttacattcatattttttgaagtatttttcaataaatatatttataaaatatttatgaattgttgctatttttagaatattaaaaaaaaatctcacgtaccccttagcacagtggttctcaactttttttcagtgatgtaccccctgtgaacattttttaattcaattcccccctaatcagagcaaagcatttttggttgaaaaaaagagataaagaagtaaaatacagcactatgtcatcaatttctgatttattaaattgtataacagtgcaaaatattgctcatttgtaatggtctttcttgaactatttggggaaaaaaagatgtaaaaataactaaaaacttgttgaaaaataaacaaatgattcaattataaataaagatttctacacatagaagtaatcatcaacttaaagtgccctctttggggattgtaaatgagatccacctggattcatgaacttaattccaaacatttaatcacaaaaaaagaaatctttaacatgaatatttatggaacatgtccacacaaatctagctgtcaacactgaatattgtattgttgcatttcttttcacattcatgtttttttgaagtattattcaataaatatatttataaaggatttatgaattgttgctatttttagaatatttttttttaaatctcacgtaccccttggcataccttcaagtacccccagggtacgcatacccccattcgagaaccactagcctacagccacagctgttaatgCCTATGTTTATTGAAACCAAACTATAGGAGACTGCAATTAATATAATATAgatgttttttcccccccacaaactaccacctcagaaaaagtATCACCACAATGagcaacattaaaatgcagtaggcttaagtattcattaaaagcaaggcagaggttttatttaacgcatatggccactgtaacattactcacagtttgaacagtaacactgagtTTGAATATAGCAAAATAACAGACTTACctaatgattaaaataaaattaattgcGCGTACAATATTTGATTAAGTGATTCTGTGGCATACCAATAGACGTACCTCTCGTGGCATTTACGGTAATACGCCATTTTCCATACAATCACAAATTATGTGCTTGTTTcgctcataaataaatataacgcACCTGCTATAGCGAAGAGTGAGAGGATGGTGCAGGGGGGATCATTAGTGTTGAAGTGGAACCTCGAGATGCGATTTAGCGACAAATTTATTTGAGACTACAAGGGCCCTCCTGTGTTGCTCTTCTAGGCAAGCACCGTGCGCTGCTGAAAGCACCGGCGACGGAACAATTAAAAAAAGGCGACGcagcaatgtattttttttattgtgagcTTTTTATGTTTTCCCACTCACTTTTTGCAAATGGTCACAGCCAATTACGCAGATTCTTAAATGCGCCGTCGCCCAAAACTGCCGTAAATAAATTGTAGTCCCGTAGGAAACGCTGCCACTCACAATCACCGCACGGAGTGCGTTGATTTACCTTGTGTGATAAAGTTTTTAACAAACTAATACAACTAAGCATTTACTGTGTTAATTGGGACAAATCCAAAAGATGCCCCAGGGGCTACACTGAGGTCGTCTCGCACCACACAATTCAAGTCATTGACGCAAGATAAGCGGATGAATATGATCTCACTTCCTGCCCAAAATAGGACACTTCGAGAGAAGACGACATTGGCGGTGACTTCAGGAGGACGTTTCGGCGCAGGGGAGGAACGAGCTCCAGGCGGGACGTCCACAAGGAGGCGACTGTCCTCTCGCAGCCTGGCCACAATCACTGTCGGTGGGCACGAGTCCTTCATGGTGCAGGCTCTCAGGCTGGAGGAGCAGCAGAAGGCCAAGGAAGAAAGACGGTAAGTTGATCACTCGTGTAAAATGTGATTGATGCTGAAACCATTATTGcagaataacaataataatttattttatttgtaaaaaaaaaaaaaacactttacgttgagcaaacaacctcaaagtgccacagtgtataaaatatattaataataatgaaaaagtaataaaaataaataaaatataaaactagaaacggCCCAATATCTAGAACCAGCATGAATgtctttaaaaagtattttttaaaaacttgggTTTTAACAATAACTGCGGTTAACCCTTTTTTCTCCCTGTAGTAAATGATATAAAttgaaataatctgttccagagtcaaactgtggccatcacaAAACATACCAAGCAACTATACAGCCAAaaattgtaatacatttttctTAGCTGCTAGAAATTTAACATTTTCAACTGTCATGCAACTTTTCATTTAAAGCTGGTCTTTGGATATTGaagataattaaaaataaaattaagtaaCTACTCATCCTTTAATGATGAGCATATTCATATTGAGGCATGTTTTTCTACCAAATAATAGTTTTTTCAGGATGTTCAAACATGGAGGGCCCTGTATATTATCgatcgatatttttttttcattgtgtaATATCTGAGGTTAATCCTTCAGAATGTTCAGATATGCAATCAGGCATCATTCCACTGTagtgttattattttatttacaatatttGTAATTTATAACAACAAGTTTAGTTATTCcattgtttgtgcgtgtgtgtgtgtgtgtgtgtgtgtgtgtgtgtgtttatgaacTGCTTTTTTTGGACTGGTTAATTGGTTTAATTGGTTAGTCCTACTTGAACTATTACAAAGTTGTTAGGATGTTCAAACATGGAGGGCCCTGTATATTATCgatcgatatttttttttcattgtgtaATATCTGAGGTTAAgccatataaataataaaataaattgaaATGATCTGTTGCAGTGTAAAAGTGTGGCCTTCATAAAACATCAAACCTTCCTTCAGAATGTTCAGATTTGCAATCATGCATCATTCCACTGTAGTGTTATAATTTTATTTACAATATTTGTAATTTATAAGAAGAAGTTTAGTTATTCcattgtgtgtgcgcgtgtgtgtgtgtgtatgtgaactGCTTTTTTTGGACTGGTTAATTGGTTTAATTGATTAGTCCTACTTGAACTATGACAaagtttttttcgttttttttttttccattattgcTGAATTTAAATGAATTTGTAAACTTAACTGCCAAAACGTCAAGAGTTTCCACAACAATTCAAAGTGTAGTGGTTCAGACAACATTATAACATTTGTACAAAAAGTATATCAAGTTAATTACCATTGGAGGAGGTCCACTGGTATTAAGTTTAGTTTTAAGTGAAATGCTGTGGTTATTTTTCAGACAACGTGAGCTGGAGAAGAAAGAAGCCGGAGAAATGTCAGCCAAGGCGGTGGAAGAGTGGGAGTATACCTTGCTGTCCCAGGCGTCCCCCCACCCTGTGGACACCCTCTGGGAGCTCCCTGCCATCGGGCACTTCCTGTGCCTGGCTCAGACCGCGCTCAACCTCCCTGAGGTTGTCTTTTTCGAGCTGGAGCGCTGCTTGCTGATGCCCCGCTGTAGCACCCTCCTCTCCAAGATCATGTCCTCTCTCCTGTCCCCGTGGCAAAGGAGGCCCACGCTGCACCGCCGACCCGCCCTGCCGTACCGCCGCTGGGAGGCGGAGCTCAGGCTGCGCGTTAAGGGCTGGTATCGAACAGTCGGCGCCGCCCGCATTCAGACGGCTCGGGCCGAGCAGCTGGGGCTCTGTCACCAGTTTTTCCGCAACCTGGGGGAGGTGAGCCCCTTGGAGGAGAGGCCCTTTCACCTGCTGCCCTTCTACCAGCGTGTGTGGCTCCTCAAGGGGCTGTGCGATCACGTGTATGAGACCCAGAAGGACGTCCAGGATGCTGTACTGGCCCAGCCCATACATGAGTGCAGGGAGTCCATTTTGGGATACGACACCAAGGACAACGCCTACATACATTTCCCACATTTCTGCGGGGCGGACTTGAGGATCTACTGCCAGACCCCCAGCATGCCTCCTGCTTTCCCCTTCCCTTCATTGCTGGTGAGAAGGGTGGACATGCAGGCGAAAAATCGTGGCGGATTGAAGGACGAGGAGGACGGGGCTTTAGTGGACTCGGGGGAGACATTGAGGTGCTTTAAAAGGGAAAATGGGGACGGAGGGGAACATGAAGAACAATTTTGGTCCATGAAGGAGGAGAAGGTGTGTGATGCATGGTCCTCGGATGATGACTTAATTCCTGTTCCGAGTTCAATAGTGCGGAAAAGACATTTTAAGGAAGATACTTTAGATCAATCAGTAAACAAAGACGGTTTCTGCTTAGGCCCTGTGCGTGGAATTAAAACAGAGAGCCAGGATGCTTGTCTGAATGTCGGAGAACATAGCTACACAGGTAGGTCGCCCGCCCGCTCTGTGGACGTCACATCACCAGCGCCACCCTTCGGAACCAACGCGGAAGTAGAAAGCCCTTTCACACCAACCCCATTTTTAGATCGTCACCAAACTATCGAGTCCAAGCAGCACGGCCCTCAAAACCTCGACAAAGAAGACAGAACACGGTCGAAAAAAAGGAAGTGGAAGAAAAAGACACAGCAAAATACGAGCCCGTGTCCGGCCCAGGCAAGCGAATCCGCTCTGCAGGAAATTACCACGACGAGCCCGAGGAAAGATAAGAAGAGAAAGCATAAAGAAGGTAAGGAAAAAGGTTATTGTTTACGTCAGACCCAGAAATGTATTTAAATGACCTGAATGTATAGCACTCCTCCAAATGTTTATGATTTTATGTTTCATAaaatccagtgtgtgtgtgtgtgtgtgtgtgtgtataatatagatagatataatgtgtgtgtgtgtgtgtgtgtgtatgtatgcatatatatatatatatatatatatatatatatatacacacacattacaggccaaaagtttggacacacctcatttcaatgcgttttctttattttcatgactatttacattgtagattgtcaatgaaggcctcaaaactatgacaccagtgaagtgaaaactatttcaggtgactacctcttaaagctcatagagagaatgccaagagtgtgcagtgCAGTGATCagaaatagaatataaaacatgttttctgttatttcacctttttttttttaagtacataactccacatgtgttcattcatagttttgatgccttcagtgacaatctacaatgtaaatagtcatggaaataaagaaaatgcattgaatgagaaggtgtgtgtgtgtgtgtgtgtgtgtgtgtgtgtgtgtgtgtgtgtgtgtgtgtgtgtgtgtgtgtgtgtgtgtgtgtgtgcatgcgtgaaacaggcttgtagggacgatatagcctctgttttttcctgacctaatgtatattccgTTCTACCGCGGTATTTATCAccgtataacggataaaccacagaaatctcaactatatatatatatatatatatatatatatatatatatatatatatatatatatatatatatatatatatatatgtatatatgtatgtatgtatgtatgtgtgtcttgattggattatccagagaatagtgcttgataccgtggcagagcgcaatatgtaggtgtgggaaaaatcacaagactacttcatctctacagaactgtttcatgaggggttccctcaatcatcaggagatttgatgattgagggaacccctcataaaacagttctgtagagatgaagtagtcttgtgatttttcccccacatatatatatatatatatatatatatatatatatatatatatatatatatatatatatatatatatatatatatatatatatatatatatatatatatatatttaaaggcagctctgttatttttagtTATGAGATCagcatttcacctttttttgttacattGTGCCTGTGTGCTTTATTTTCCCATTTCCCGTTTTTTCTCTAATTTCTACACTTATTCTGCAAAGTGATTTGACTTGCTTATCAATAATCTTTGTAAAATGTCAGATTTTTAATTTAGTTAATTTCGCTTGAGCTGCTAATGCTTGCTTTATTTTTTCAAGCCACTTGCACATGCACATATTTCCTTAAAATGCTGTTGGTTTTACAGGAAAAAAGCTTGAGTctgcaaaaaaaatcaaagccGAGCCTTCAGTCGAGCCATCGTTTAAGGTAgccacacactcactcacattcCAGCAACTATTTTACTATATTTTCATAAGGGACAAAAATGTATGTCATTTAGAGTAGTCTGTGTACAGTTTGTATAGcagtatatacatttattatCTATCAACACTCATACATTATCGTCTAAAATAGCCAGCTAAAAACAAGTGAATAGCAAGATAATTATATTTTGCCTCCAGCCTTGCATAGATTTTAGAGTAGTCACTGTACAGTTGTATTGATTTTCGATCCACTGAAAATGACTCCGCACAACCATTATTTTGGTGATGTTTATATTTTTGTCGCTTCTTTTTAGGATTAATAATTCTCAATTTTGTATTACACcagtaaatcaactttttcaaaGTCTCCCATTAAAATGATCTTGAATCTATTTAATTTAATTGgtaacattttaacatgtaaaatgtctTATAAAGAGAAAATTGAATTTTTAGATagaaatattgaataaaaacaatgcaaaagAAAGTACTGCTAACAactagttttatgaagtaatgtaatattgtacagcatttaccttggagattGGACCTCTACgctatctccttccagctgcttctccgtcaaacacaccatcagcagattttccatattttcatggatgcaTGTCTactgtttagatattatttttacATTCTTGGCTGGTGTTTGACTCGTTCTGCTTCAGTGTGGTGCAGACTACGGTAGCTGTGATACACTCGAATTGCTTTGCAGTATTTCGGTCATGTCTTTGATAGTTTTTGGTTTTCAATTAAATGTCTATAATACACTACTTTTTCTCAACGCTGACCTTCACACCCACTTTATTTCTTCCAATGTTTTGTCAATCTCTAGCCATtcgctaatgctagcgagtaagacaaGATGTTTTGGTTGGATCTTACGCAGGCTTGTGGAGATATTTTCTGCaccaactaatggcggggatgaTTGTAACAATTAGCTGAGACAACTTAAGTTGGGGCACTCAAGTTGAGGTATCAATGCACTTAACTTTTCAAATCCTCTTCGGTAGTTGGTTTGCACCAGTCTACAAGAGTTGCGAGAGCTGATCAGCAAAACCGAAGATGAGCTTGACGAACTGGAGAGTACAAAAAAGAAATTGGTAGGCGACCGAGTTCATGTGGATGATTTATTTATTCTTTGGAAGTGGAAAATAAGTGTCTCAATTTTCCTTTTGATCTTTCAGGATCGTTGGTACCATCGAAGACAAGCTGTGAAGGAACTTCACAGCACTCTCATCAGACTACGGAATGAACTCTCACCCTGGGAACCAAAACTTGTTAAGGCTTTTCAAAGAAACAGGTACTCTTCAGTTTCGAGCAGTAATTGAGATTACTGTGCCGGTTTACCTCTGTTAAGCAGCACAAAGCTCCACTCGCTTCCTCTCTTGCTTCCCCACCAGGCTCCGTTTGAAGAAAGAATTTGATGATTTCAAGAAGCATCCAGACTATAGTAACTTTGTGCGAGAGGAGTCTATGTCGTCTTCCTCCGACTCATCttcagatgatgatgatgatgacgggACCGGTgttgagaatgaagagtgttcgTTGGATGACTATCGAGGATCAGAGGAAGATCTGGAATACATGGTTCCCAGAGGTCTTTGGACTGGGGGTAATTTTCTAGCTTTGAATGTGTAATACctttatttattatgtttttagtCTGCAGCACCATTAATGAATATTCGGGCTATTATGTCAGTGCCTCTAATGTAAATATCTGATTTGTTCATAGGGAGCACCAGAGACATAGTAGCTGAATCTGTCAGAAAGCCATCATCAACTTTTGAGATCTTCAACCACGAAAAACATCTGGACAGTTCCCAAAAACTGCAGAGAATTGCGACTGACAGTTCTTCTGACGTAGACTCTGGTCTAAAGTCCACATGTGAAATGATTTCATTAAATCAATGCAGGGATTCAAACGTAGAATTGGCTGCCCAGGCCTCACCAACATCCAAACTTCAAATGTTCCACCCTACCATCGCATTACCTAAAGGCTACACACCCATCCCGACCCTCCTTGCTAAGAGCGTAGGAAACAAAGTGACCTTAATGAAACGGCCTGTTGATTTCTCAGGTGCTAAGAAACTTAACAGCAAGGGGTGTTCAAACTCCTTGCCTGTGTCTTTAATGGGGAACGCACAAGTACAAATTCCTCAAACCACATCACAACAGACACAAGAAGGAGGGGCAACGAGCCAAACAACAATGGCGCCTCTAAAATTTGATTGGGACAAACCAATTGTGACTTTATCACAAACTTTTCTCCAAGGGGTGTCTAATGCTCCTGAGGGACTGTGTCATCTTGGCACAAAAGACGTTGGCAATTCTCTCAAGATGTCTGTGCAGCCGGTCCTGGACCGTAGAACACAGGATAAGGTTATGCAACAGGTGACTTTGCCATTTGTTCACAAATCCGAAGAGCAGCAGGGTACTAAGGCAACTGTTTGCATGTCCACCAATGTGCCTGGCTTCACCATTCCGGCCAGGAGAGTCCCTGCTCAGCAGGTGGCTCCTCTGAAAGATGCCCAGATAGTGAAGACGCCTTTTCTTTCAGTCCCCCAAAACACAACAAGTTTCCAGGGCACAACAACGTCAAAAACATCTGTAAGTATGAATCAAAGTTCATCAATGTGCCCCAAACCTCCAGAAAATAAACAGGAACTCAAGACAATGTGCATCCGTGATTGTCAATCAATCCTCGTAACAACCCGAGGGGGCAACACTGGCATTGTCAAAGTACAGACGTCGTCTGCCCAGAATCTGCTTGGCGGTTGGTCCACTAGTCCAGTCATCACCATTTCCCCTCAGTTTAAAGCCTTCCTTGCGTCCAAGGCTTCAGAGGCCGCTTCAGTGCCCTCTCAGAGGAACCCTtgcactactaccaccaccattacCACAGTGGCCAGCCTCTCGGTAGGCCAACCTAAGCACAGTCCTTTACTGTATAAGTCCTCAACCATTCCAAATCCTGAAGTCTCAACACTCACTGGCAGCATTCCAGTTGCAGAAACAAGAAGTTGGATTTCAGGATCTCCCTCCAATCAAGGTTCAATACTTTCGGGGTCTCAATTGGTTGAAAGTACAATTCATCCGCTCACACAAGCTAAGCTTATCAGCCAGCCTCAGTTGAAGTGGCCAGGCTCAGACGAGCAAACCCAAGTTACAAACTGTATTCTGGTTAATCCACCCTTGTCGTCTTCTGCTCGAACTGTTCCTAAAGAGACGTCATCTTGCGCAAACTTTAATTCAAGAATGGTAGTGGTCAACCAGCCTGCAGCAACAGCATCCTCCTCTGCTTTAGTGGGAAGTGTTCCAAAGCAGACCACAACTCTGCGGGGTTTTAACGGACAGCAGCTCACCACATCATTGTCAAGTCTGCAGATGGGACTAAGTCCTGGCGTCAACTCGGATGTGATGTCCAAGGGAAAGAACATCACCCTCCCAACAGGTGGGTTTGAGTTACCCTATTGACCTGGATATAAGACGATTGAGTAAAAGACTTCTTTATTaggacttgttttttttaaagactttgaCTTTTGACAAATTTTTCGAGGTTATCTGTGTCTCAAATTGTTCTCTTTAGCTGTAGACCAGACCTGGGGaattattttgacttttgggcCACATTGAAAGAAAATAATGTGTCTATGgacagtgtgtatatatttacttgattgattgaaacttttattagtagattgcacagttcagtacatattccgtacaattgaccactaaatggtaacatccgaataagtttt from Nerophis ophidion isolate RoL-2023_Sa linkage group LG17, RoL_Noph_v1.0, whole genome shotgun sequence harbors:
- the LOC133535767 gene encoding uncharacterized protein KIAA2026-like, with the translated sequence MSSGSRWVRSPAEDMDLSNGACEAETIVALSDHPSTSNDGMSDFSNSDISLPEVCISTDGEENASYEVQQAYRIFCFLLEKQKGIAGPFLHQETRERGARGVRGLKQLMSLQIMEEKFTCREYKTITEFVTDFRLMLENCYRCHGVDHWMSKQAQKLEIMLEQKLTLLSRTLREKTTLAVTSGGRFGAGEERAPGGTSTRRRLSSRSLATITVGGHESFMVQALRLEEQQKAKEERRQRELEKKEAGEMSAKAVEEWEYTLLSQASPHPVDTLWELPAIGHFLCLAQTALNLPEVVFFELERCLLMPRCSTLLSKIMSSLLSPWQRRPTLHRRPALPYRRWEAELRLRVKGWYRTVGAARIQTARAEQLGLCHQFFRNLGEVSPLEERPFHLLPFYQRVWLLKGLCDHVYETQKDVQDAVLAQPIHECRESILGYDTKDNAYIHFPHFCGADLRIYCQTPSMPPAFPFPSLLVRRVDMQAKNRGGLKDEEDGALVDSGETLRCFKRENGDGGEHEEQFWSMKEEKVCDAWSSDDDLIPVPSSIVRKRHFKEDTLDQSVNKDGFCLGPVRGIKTESQDACLNVGEHSYTGRSPARSVDVTSPAPPFGTNAEVESPFTPTPFLDRHQTIESKQHGPQNLDKEDRTRSKKRKWKKKTQQNTSPCPAQASESALQEITTTSPRKDKKRKHKEGKKLESAKKIKAEPSVEPSFKLVCTSLQELRELISKTEDELDELESTKKKLDRWYHRRQAVKELHSTLIRLRNELSPWEPKLVKAFQRNRLRLKKEFDDFKKHPDYSNFVREESMSSSSDSSSDDDDDDGTGVENEECSLDDYRGSEEDLEYMVPRGLWTGGSTRDIVAESVRKPSSTFEIFNHEKHLDSSQKLQRIATDSSSDVDSGLKSTCEMISLNQCRDSNVELAAQASPTSKLQMFHPTIALPKGYTPIPTLLAKSVGNKVTLMKRPVDFSGAKKLNSKGCSNSLPVSLMGNAQVQIPQTTSQQTQEGGATSQTTMAPLKFDWDKPIVTLSQTFLQGVSNAPEGLCHLGTKDVGNSLKMSVQPVLDRRTQDKVMQQVTLPFVHKSEEQQGTKATVCMSTNVPGFTIPARRVPAQQVAPLKDAQIVKTPFLSVPQNTTSFQGTTTSKTSVSMNQSSSMCPKPPENKQELKTMCIRDCQSILVTTRGGNTGIVKVQTSSAQNLLGGWSTSPVITISPQFKAFLASKASEAASVPSQRNPCTTTTTITTVASLSVGQPKHSPLLYKSSTIPNPEVSTLTGSIPVAETRSWISGSPSNQGSILSGSQLVESTIHPLTQAKLISQPQLKWPGSDEQTQVTNCILVNPPLSSSARTVPKETSSCANFNSRMVVVNQPAATASSSALVGSVPKQTTTLRGFNGQQLTTSLSSLQMGLSPGVNSDVMSKGKNITLPTGLQVQLSGMTTTIGQNIGALSRNPSTITAMSNARPNTQMAPFSNSVTSSPSRLLPSATLTTISQACSLTSTATTNPAAASLVAGPARLSSNMQGNPKPTTTLTHHFPNVQMSKEPTPVMSSFQNGLNKTPTIDSTQFTSPATNVQQRIVINTSKALAAGTQIILNNTCFVVPPQGLGPGSHVLIISGPSSQKVPYVSGNSIGPAAAATPQRASQPPSTHLPPILGGKPFFVPGSIGTAQNPSTTFSSSLSSVLNTSPLVVPHPQFAKSPAYVSPALGPIFAPIRSPSSTLSQAECSTAVTQALPGLPLPLSSLPSLSNNCVLQSTLHFQDVSSLNSSIQPPPTVSEASVIHKVFAGSTKASSLAVTATPTLTLPPSVGLVTTAQPLAVLDTFPQSNTCTSLLNPSLQKSPFSTANSAQPTKLLISPDGAILSHILPRQLHTCDTTTLQLSQADTKSNK